A window from Exiguobacterium marinum DSM 16307 encodes these proteins:
- the murQ gene encoding N-acetylmuramic acid 6-phosphate etherase yields the protein MVAMLDTLATERRNERTMQLDEMSIEERLTIMNAEDQKVPQVIQEQLPVIAQVVEQVIASFRKGGRLIYIGAGTSGRLGILDAAECVPTFGVSPNQVIGLIAGGERALVKAVEGAEDSKELAVQDLKALQLSADDTVIGVAASGRTPYVVGGLDYAREIGAVTAAISCNQDAIISRHANYPIEVETGPEVLTGSTRLKAGTAQKLVLNMISTTSMIGVGKVYQNLMVDVKPTNEKLEMRAKGMIAEATGVDLETAARYFVSSKGHVKTAIVMILADVSYEEAIKRLESANGFVREAL from the coding sequence ATGGTGGCGATGCTAGATACATTGGCTACAGAAAGACGGAATGAACGAACGATGCAACTGGACGAGATGTCGATTGAGGAACGATTGACGATTATGAATGCAGAGGATCAAAAAGTCCCTCAAGTGATTCAAGAACAACTCCCGGTCATCGCGCAAGTTGTAGAGCAGGTCATCGCTTCCTTTCGTAAAGGCGGTCGCTTGATTTACATCGGAGCGGGTACGAGTGGGCGACTCGGTATTTTAGACGCTGCAGAGTGTGTGCCGACGTTCGGTGTGTCACCGAACCAAGTCATCGGACTGATTGCAGGTGGCGAACGTGCGCTCGTTAAAGCCGTCGAGGGAGCAGAAGACAGTAAGGAATTGGCGGTTCAAGATTTGAAAGCGCTTCAATTGTCAGCGGACGATACGGTCATTGGGGTTGCGGCGAGTGGTCGGACACCATACGTGGTCGGGGGTCTCGACTACGCACGTGAAATCGGTGCGGTGACGGCTGCTATTTCATGTAACCAAGATGCGATTATCAGTCGACATGCGAATTATCCGATTGAAGTGGAGACCGGACCGGAAGTGTTGACCGGTTCGACGAGATTGAAGGCAGGAACGGCTCAAAAACTTGTCCTCAACATGATATCGACGACGTCGATGATTGGAGTAGGGAAAGTGTATCAAAACTTGATGGTCGACGTGAAGCCGACGAATGAAAAGCTAGAAATGCGTGCCAAGGGGATGATCGCAGAAGCGACAGGGGTCGACCTGGAGACGGCCGCGCGTTATTTTGTGTCATCCAAGGGCCACGTCAAAACAGCAATCGTCATGATTTTAGCCGACGTCTCTTATGAAGAGGCTATCAAACGATTAGAGAGTGCGAACGGATTCGTCCGTGAGGCGCTATAA
- the cls gene encoding cardiolipin synthase — protein MFRLKRRVIQLMIMVISVILLVSLFFWLDILIPVLIGIAIVAPLVVGWQILFDQVQPQGKLAWLLTVFFIPFIGVLAWVMFGRTPRRHRRFKRTSSEIRMLRQAIESEKIETSPEIVSAYPLTRTLEKLGATGANGHTSTKLLVNGESKFEALLEVINNATDHIHIQYYLFRTDEISLKVRDALIQKSNEDVTVRFLYDGLGSQEIGEDFIQPLRESRVHVQAFDPVLHPYLVFNANFRNHQKLIVVDGQIALTGGLNVGDEYLGKNEKLGFWRDTHLHLEGPLVRELQQLFVENWLYAGQGTMDETWDLFADEEHLSRYFVNEPKGQNGATQLLVTSPGKDVTIRDGLMRLLMEAKESIWLTTPYLVPPPELLAILEVAGRSGIDVRIVVPGKGDEWFSFHASEYYFEQLIKRNIKIYKYNRHFIHAKTLLIDGKVALVGSANFDFRSMFLNHEMTIAQFDTTSIQELHNTFLKDFEESILIDWTMLRKKTTRKRFVEAFCHIFSPLL, from the coding sequence GTGTTTCGTTTGAAACGTCGTGTCATTCAATTGATGATTATGGTCATCAGTGTCATTTTGCTAGTCAGTCTCTTTTTTTGGCTGGATATCCTTATACCTGTTTTAATCGGCATCGCCATCGTCGCACCGCTTGTCGTCGGTTGGCAGATTCTATTTGACCAAGTACAGCCCCAAGGAAAGCTCGCCTGGTTACTTACCGTGTTCTTCATCCCGTTCATCGGTGTGTTGGCGTGGGTCATGTTCGGACGCACTCCACGTCGTCATCGACGCTTTAAACGGACGTCATCTGAAATTCGGATGCTAAGACAAGCAATCGAGAGCGAAAAAATCGAGACCTCACCTGAGATCGTGTCCGCCTATCCGTTGACACGAACACTCGAAAAGTTAGGTGCGACCGGTGCGAACGGACATACCTCGACGAAGCTTCTCGTCAATGGTGAATCGAAATTTGAGGCTTTGTTAGAAGTCATCAACAATGCAACAGATCATATTCATATTCAGTACTATCTATTTCGAACGGATGAGATTTCTTTGAAAGTCCGAGATGCACTCATCCAAAAATCAAATGAAGACGTGACCGTTCGTTTTTTGTATGACGGACTCGGTAGTCAAGAAATCGGAGAAGACTTCATTCAACCGTTACGTGAATCACGCGTTCACGTCCAGGCGTTCGACCCGGTCTTACACCCCTATCTCGTCTTCAACGCGAACTTCCGAAATCACCAAAAACTGATTGTCGTGGACGGTCAAATCGCTTTGACCGGTGGATTAAACGTAGGAGACGAATATCTCGGTAAAAATGAGAAGTTAGGCTTTTGGCGAGATACCCATTTACACCTTGAGGGACCACTCGTCCGAGAACTCCAACAGCTCTTCGTTGAGAATTGGTTATATGCGGGTCAAGGTACGATGGATGAGACATGGGACTTGTTCGCAGACGAAGAACATCTATCTCGGTATTTTGTGAATGAACCGAAAGGACAAAACGGCGCGACGCAACTTCTCGTCACGTCACCCGGGAAAGATGTCACGATTCGTGATGGACTCATGCGCTTGCTCATGGAGGCTAAAGAGTCCATCTGGCTCACGACCCCTTATCTCGTTCCACCACCTGAACTGTTGGCGATTCTCGAGGTCGCCGGTCGTAGCGGGATTGATGTAAGAATCGTCGTACCGGGGAAAGGCGATGAATGGTTCAGTTTTCATGCTTCCGAATATTATTTCGAACAGCTGATTAAGCGAAACATTAAAATTTATAAATATAATCGACATTTCATCCATGCGAAAACGCTTCTGATTGATGGCAAGGTTGCCCTTGTCGGATCGGCCAACTTTGATTTTCGAAGCATGTTTCTCAACCATGAGATGACGATTGCCCAATTCGATACGACATCCATACAAGAGCTTCACAACACCTTTTTAAAGGATTTTGAAGAATCGATTTTGATTGACTGGACCATGTTACGAAAAAAGACGACGAGGAAACGTTTCGTCGAGGCGTTTTGTCATATCTTTTCGCCACTCCTTTGA
- a CDS encoding TVP38/TMEM64 family protein yields MEWELLPLPLFLIISILLNSVIAVAGVLPSAFLTAINVSVLGLVPGILVSIIGEAIGAIVSFILYRKALHRYTSPDSGRFQRLRESGGAEAWFLVLGMRFMPFVPSGLVTLSAAFSRMTLTSFAVASTIGKVPALIIEGLAVTAAMQLTMGWQLFLVGLVAISYLVWRMRQRSGEKI; encoded by the coding sequence ATGGAATGGGAATTGCTCCCGCTCCCTTTATTTTTGATTATCAGTATTTTACTGAATAGTGTAATCGCGGTCGCCGGTGTCCTACCGAGTGCTTTTCTAACAGCCATCAATGTGAGCGTCCTCGGTCTCGTACCGGGCATACTCGTATCGATTATCGGGGAGGCGATCGGCGCCATCGTGAGCTTCATTCTTTACCGAAAAGCACTGCATCGCTATACGTCCCCGGACAGTGGCCGGTTTCAGCGACTTCGTGAGTCTGGAGGAGCCGAAGCATGGTTTCTCGTTCTCGGGATGCGTTTCATGCCGTTCGTCCCGTCTGGTCTTGTTACGTTATCGGCAGCGTTCAGTCGTATGACACTCACATCGTTCGCGGTCGCGAGTACGATTGGAAAAGTGCCCGCTTTGATCATCGAAGGACTTGCCGTGACAGCTGCCATGCAGTTGACAATGGGATGGCAGTTGTTTTTAGTCGGACTCGTCGCCATTTCATACCTCGTTTGGCGAATGCGTCAAAGGAGTGGCGAAAAGATATGA
- a CDS encoding dicarboxylate/amino acid:cation symporter, protein MSETKKILIGLALGVVVGLGLAGLPDNIYETVNPYILSPVGTIFLNLIKMLVVPIVFFSIILGVMGLGDPKELGRVGTKSILFFLTTTALAIMLAMGVASVLQPGERGDFQTTGLEFESTATEESSNIVQTFVNMIPTNPITALAEGNMLQIIVFAALIGFALIALGDKAKTWRQFIKQGDRIMMYLIHLVMKLAPYGAFALIASAIGGIGLDAVVAMAWYMIAVVLTLFLHATIVYGAAVYFIGKMSPVFFFKNFYEAMTFAFSTSSSNATLPVSMEVAQRKLGVPRSISSFVQPLGATVNMDGTAIMQGVATIFIAQVFASDLTMTQLLTVVITAVLASIGTAGVPGVGLVMLALVLQSVNLPVEGIALIIGVDRILDMLRTSVNITGDAACAVVVSKLEEKHLPPVDEDSWDEAGATSSSSL, encoded by the coding sequence ATGAGCGAAACGAAAAAAATCTTAATCGGTCTCGCGCTAGGTGTTGTAGTTGGTCTAGGATTGGCGGGATTGCCGGATAATATTTATGAAACTGTGAATCCATATATTTTATCTCCGGTCGGAACGATTTTCTTGAATTTGATTAAAATGTTAGTCGTACCGATTGTCTTCTTCTCGATTATTTTAGGTGTCATGGGTCTCGGGGATCCGAAAGAGTTAGGCCGAGTCGGGACGAAATCGATTTTATTCTTTTTGACGACGACAGCACTCGCCATCATGTTAGCGATGGGTGTCGCATCTGTCTTACAGCCAGGGGAGCGTGGGGACTTCCAAACAACAGGTCTTGAATTTGAATCAACAGCGACCGAGGAATCGTCAAATATCGTACAGACATTCGTCAATATGATTCCGACAAATCCGATTACGGCACTCGCTGAAGGAAACATGCTTCAAATCATCGTCTTTGCGGCATTGATTGGATTTGCATTAATTGCTCTCGGGGATAAGGCGAAGACGTGGCGTCAATTCATCAAACAAGGTGATCGTATCATGATGTATTTGATTCATCTTGTCATGAAGCTCGCACCATACGGCGCTTTCGCATTGATTGCTTCTGCGATTGGAGGCATCGGTCTCGATGCGGTCGTTGCGATGGCATGGTATATGATTGCCGTCGTCTTGACGCTATTCTTACATGCAACCATTGTATACGGAGCAGCCGTTTACTTCATCGGGAAGATGAGTCCTGTATTCTTCTTCAAAAACTTCTATGAAGCGATGACGTTCGCCTTCTCGACGTCTTCATCAAACGCGACCCTTCCTGTTTCTATGGAAGTGGCACAAAGAAAACTTGGTGTCCCGCGTTCAATTTCTTCATTCGTGCAACCACTCGGGGCAACGGTCAACATGGACGGGACGGCAATCATGCAAGGGGTTGCGACGATTTTCATCGCACAAGTATTTGCTTCTGATTTAACGATGACTCAGTTGTTGACGGTCGTCATCACAGCGGTCCTCGCATCCATTGGGACAGCAGGTGTGCCAGGAGTCGGGCTCGTCATGCTTGCCCTCGTCCTTCAGTCGGTCAACTTACCGGTAGAGGGAATCGCCCTCATTATCGGGGTCGACCGTATTCTCGATATGCTTCGCACATCAGTCAACATCACGGGGGATGCGGCATGTGCGGTCGTCGTTTCAAAATTGGAAGAAAAACATTTACCACCAGTCGACGAAGACTCGTGGGATGAAGCAGGCGCAACGTCTTCTTCATCACTATGA
- a CDS encoding YwhD family protein has product MKDINFNIISDDATDGHGGFGVGSLSLNNMSPVIIDVETGTATIDMGAMHAKSAIEKRIKFLTDREAVPNGKLYWIVWVTVGRKPEGFYYGGIAACDMLVDLEARRGYKLLPYHVNQMDKSLKGRILIEMMDAPSRDVLANFLQEHRPEIWEQSTELHAELERLIAE; this is encoded by the coding sequence ATGAAAGACATTAATTTTAATATTATTTCAGACGATGCAACGGACGGGCATGGTGGTTTTGGTGTCGGTTCGCTTAGTTTAAATAACATGTCCCCGGTGATTATCGATGTCGAGACGGGCACAGCGACAATCGACATGGGCGCAATGCATGCGAAGTCTGCCATTGAGAAACGCATTAAGTTTTTGACGGACCGGGAGGCGGTACCGAACGGGAAACTGTACTGGATTGTGTGGGTCACAGTCGGTCGAAAACCAGAAGGCTTTTACTACGGTGGAATTGCGGCATGTGATATGTTGGTTGACTTAGAAGCGAGACGCGGCTATAAATTATTGCCATATCACGTCAATCAGATGGACAAGTCGTTGAAGGGTCGGATTTTAATCGAGATGATGGACGCTCCGTCCCGAGACGTATTAGCAAATTTCTTACAGGAACATCGCCCCGAGATTTGGGAACAGTCGACTGAACTTCATGCAGAGCTCGAGCGCTTAATCGCTGAGTAA
- a CDS encoding DUF871 domain-containing protein has product MRGISIYLSEELSPELIDWMEHMREVGFTSIFTSLHIPEDDPKTYTERLQQLGALARRLDMELVADIAPSSLQALGKDWDDAHTLLDWGITGLRVDYGVTPKQVAALSKQMMVALNASTLTEKELEEMLRHGLQRERVEAWHNFYPRPETGLERTWFDEKNLWLRSQGIKIQAFIPGEERLRGPLHETLPTLEAHRHKSPFSCYVDLQTTVDRILIGDPYVSDTTMRQFQAYDEGIIVLRATARDRDDSLPTRHTNRMDPARDVLRSVESRAYGRPGNQRIQPRYTEERLIGSITIDNERYGRYAGELQVTKQNLSADERVNVIGRVIEEDRSLIQQIGPGGRFQIDWV; this is encoded by the coding sequence ATGAGAGGAATTTCAATTTACTTGAGCGAGGAACTGTCACCTGAATTAATTGATTGGATGGAACATATGCGAGAGGTAGGGTTTACGAGCATCTTCACGTCGCTTCATATTCCAGAAGACGACCCGAAAACCTATACGGAACGACTCCAGCAGTTAGGTGCGTTGGCAAGACGCCTCGATATGGAACTCGTAGCAGATATTGCCCCGTCTTCTCTACAGGCGCTCGGCAAGGACTGGGACGATGCGCATACGCTTTTAGATTGGGGCATCACGGGATTACGAGTCGATTATGGCGTTACGCCGAAACAAGTCGCTGCTTTATCGAAACAGATGATGGTTGCATTGAATGCGAGTACGCTCACAGAAAAAGAACTCGAAGAGATGCTTCGGCACGGATTACAACGAGAACGCGTAGAAGCGTGGCATAATTTTTATCCTCGTCCGGAAACAGGGCTCGAGCGTACATGGTTTGATGAAAAAAACCTTTGGCTCCGGTCACAAGGAATCAAGATACAAGCGTTCATCCCTGGAGAAGAGCGGTTGCGTGGTCCCCTTCATGAGACGTTACCGACACTCGAAGCGCATCGTCACAAGTCTCCTTTTTCGTGTTATGTCGATTTGCAAACGACAGTCGATCGTATCTTGATTGGCGACCCGTATGTATCAGATACGACGATGCGACAGTTTCAGGCGTACGATGAGGGAATCATCGTCCTTCGAGCGACTGCACGGGATCGTGATGATTCTCTTCCGACCCGTCACACGAATCGGATGGACCCTGCCCGTGATGTCCTTCGTTCCGTTGAGTCTCGTGCTTACGGTAGACCCGGAAATCAACGGATTCAACCGCGATACACAGAAGAAAGGCTGATTGGCAGTATCACGATCGACAATGAACGTTACGGTCGATATGCAGGAGAATTACAAGTGACGAAGCAGAATTTATCGGCAGATGAACGAGTCAATGTCATCGGAAGAGTCATCGAAGAAGACCGTTCACTGATTCAACAAATCGGTCCAGGCGGACGCTTTCAAATCGACTGGGTGTGA
- a CDS encoding PTS transporter subunit EIIC yields MKKEEVLARDILAHVGGKENIRQLAHCMTRVRLTLKDATKADLDALKKIDGVMGVIDDETLQIVVGPGTVNRVADYMSHETGLAIGEESVDENLTLEERAAVERQKVKEKQKSPFKRFLRRLGNIFIPLIPGLVASGIINGAANFAVNAGVDRTETWMQILLVLGSTVFAYLAILVGWNTAKEFGGTPVLGAIAGGILFNPLLADIVIYGEPLVVGRGGLFGVIFAGWLMTYIEKHIRRFMPVSIDIIFTPLFTVLIVGFTALYAIMPVAGLLSDGIMRGINATLEVGGPVAGAVLAGFFLPLVMVGLHHGLTPIHLELLNTVGTTALLPILAMAGAGQVGAALAIFVKTRNPRLRNIIKGAIPVGFLGIGEPLLYGVTLPLGRPFLTACLGAAVGGAFQATMQTAALGIGVSGLSLTPLIDNGMYLTYIAGLLISYTAGFLFTYFFGFKEEMADGI; encoded by the coding sequence GTGAAGAAAGAAGAGGTTTTAGCACGGGACATCCTCGCACATGTCGGGGGGAAAGAGAATATTCGTCAACTCGCGCATTGCATGACACGTGTAAGGTTGACGTTGAAAGATGCGACGAAAGCAGATCTTGACGCATTGAAGAAGATTGACGGGGTCATGGGTGTCATCGATGACGAGACGCTGCAAATTGTCGTCGGTCCAGGTACCGTGAATCGGGTCGCGGACTATATGAGCCATGAAACGGGATTAGCGATTGGGGAAGAGTCGGTGGATGAGAACTTAACGTTAGAGGAACGTGCGGCTGTTGAACGCCAGAAGGTGAAAGAGAAGCAAAAGTCACCGTTCAAACGATTCCTTCGTCGCCTCGGAAACATCTTCATTCCGCTCATTCCTGGACTTGTCGCTTCGGGGATTATTAACGGTGCGGCGAACTTCGCTGTCAATGCCGGTGTCGACCGAACAGAGACGTGGATGCAAATTCTGCTCGTGCTCGGGAGTACAGTTTTTGCGTACTTGGCCATCCTTGTCGGGTGGAATACAGCAAAAGAGTTTGGGGGAACGCCGGTACTCGGGGCAATTGCCGGGGGAATTCTATTCAACCCGCTCCTCGCGGACATCGTTATTTATGGGGAACCACTCGTTGTCGGGCGTGGAGGGCTGTTCGGTGTTATTTTTGCCGGTTGGCTCATGACTTATATCGAGAAGCACATTCGTCGCTTCATGCCGGTATCGATTGATATTATCTTTACACCACTCTTTACTGTCCTAATCGTTGGATTTACTGCCCTTTATGCCATCATGCCAGTCGCAGGATTATTATCAGACGGCATCATGCGAGGTATCAATGCGACGCTTGAAGTCGGGGGGCCGGTAGCGGGAGCAGTACTTGCCGGATTCTTCTTACCACTCGTCATGGTCGGGTTACACCACGGATTGACGCCGATTCATTTAGAACTGTTGAACACGGTCGGAACGACGGCGCTTCTCCCAATTTTGGCGATGGCCGGTGCAGGTCAGGTCGGTGCGGCGCTCGCCATCTTTGTGAAGACGCGCAACCCGCGACTGCGTAATATTATCAAAGGAGCCATCCCGGTCGGGTTCCTCGGAATCGGAGAGCCGCTTCTTTACGGGGTCACGCTCCCGCTCGGACGTCCCTTCTTGACGGCGTGTCTCGGGGCCGCGGTCGGTGGGGCATTCCAAGCGACCATGCAGACAGCGGCGCTCGGAATTGGTGTATCCGGTCTATCGCTCACACCATTGATTGATAACGGCATGTATTTGACGTACATTGCAGGACTATTGATTTCATATACGGCAGGCTTTTTATTCACGTATTTCTTCGGCTTTAAAGAAGAGATGGCGGACGGGATCTAA
- a CDS encoding MurR/RpiR family transcriptional regulator, producing the protein MESLLTKIDLAKDDMTAVEKKIADYILSHSTLIPNMTTKELAQKTDVSEASIVRFARVIGIDSFKAFKLALVKDLAVTETTLTDFNVLQQKDTPYDSFQKVIHVNKAAIEACAEAMDKRELEHAVELFARANRVIFYGVGGSSTAAIDAQYKFTKLGYAAMTSPDFHYMLSLIPHLGKSDVFVAISTSGRTKDVLELVRFAKKKRVPVIAITNLDKSPLYREADVRLCTPNVESDFRIASIASRMTQLTIVDTLYMGLLHRKGEGLIDRYAEARDEMVKLRR; encoded by the coding sequence ATGGAATCCTTACTTACGAAAATTGATTTAGCAAAAGACGATATGACAGCGGTTGAAAAGAAAATTGCGGACTACATTTTGTCGCATTCAACGCTCATTCCAAATATGACGACAAAAGAGCTTGCCCAAAAGACGGATGTGTCTGAGGCGAGTATCGTTCGCTTCGCTAGAGTGATTGGAATCGATAGTTTTAAAGCATTTAAACTCGCGCTCGTGAAAGACCTGGCCGTCACGGAGACGACATTGACAGATTTCAATGTCCTTCAGCAAAAAGATACCCCGTACGACTCGTTTCAAAAAGTCATTCACGTCAATAAAGCGGCGATCGAAGCATGCGCCGAAGCGATGGATAAACGAGAACTCGAACATGCGGTGGAGTTGTTCGCACGTGCAAACCGTGTCATTTTTTACGGGGTCGGCGGATCTTCGACGGCGGCGATTGATGCGCAATATAAGTTTACGAAATTGGGATATGCAGCCATGACATCTCCGGATTTTCATTATATGTTGTCGCTGATCCCGCATTTAGGAAAGTCTGACGTATTTGTCGCGATTAGTACGTCAGGACGAACGAAAGATGTGCTCGAGCTCGTCCGATTTGCGAAAAAGAAACGTGTTCCTGTCATTGCCATCACCAACCTCGACAAATCGCCACTTTACCGGGAAGCGGACGTTCGACTCTGTACGCCGAACGTCGAGAGTGACTTCCGAATCGCAAGTATCGCCTCACGGATGACGCAATTAACGATTGTCGATACGTTATATATGGGACTCCTTCACCGAAAAGGAGAAGGATTGATCGATCGTTATGCAGAAGCCCGAGATGAGATGGTGAAATTGCGCCGATGA
- a CDS encoding GNAT family N-acetyltransferase gives MIRPYAVEDRPELENFLMRQRTFARMNGQSTETFRDENVADFEEEGTMSLIFREGERIIAIADLLKKHPVDGSLWLGLFVVDESLHGTGLAQTLYEQLENQYMRPYQTEFRLGVLPHNERARRFWERNGYEYEKDSVTNKDVRVHVLKKQLIRLE, from the coding sequence ATGATTCGACCATATGCGGTAGAGGATCGACCGGAGTTGGAGAACTTCTTGATGCGGCAGCGCACGTTCGCTCGTATGAATGGACAATCCACTGAAACGTTTCGCGACGAGAACGTGGCGGATTTTGAAGAAGAAGGGACAATGAGCCTGATTTTTCGCGAAGGAGAGCGAATCATAGCAATCGCAGACCTCTTAAAAAAACACCCGGTAGATGGCTCGCTTTGGCTCGGTTTGTTCGTCGTCGATGAGTCGCTTCACGGGACAGGTCTGGCGCAAACGTTGTATGAACAGTTGGAAAATCAATATATGCGTCCATATCAAACAGAGTTTCGGTTAGGAGTGCTTCCTCATAATGAGAGAGCCCGCCGATTTTGGGAACGGAACGGCTATGAATACGAAAAGGATTCGGTCACGAATAAAGACGTGCGCGTTCACGTCCTGAAGAAACAACTCATTCGATTGGAGTGA
- a CDS encoding 2-hydroxymuconate tautomerase encodes MPYVTVKMLPGRTVEQKRALIEKVTDAVSETTNAPKENITVFIEEMDATHYGQAGVMHADKK; translated from the coding sequence ATGCCTTACGTAACGGTAAAAATGCTTCCGGGCCGTACCGTGGAACAGAAACGTGCGTTGATCGAAAAGGTGACGGATGCCGTCTCCGAGACGACGAACGCGCCAAAAGAAAACATCACCGTCTTCATCGAAGAGATGGATGCAACACATTACGGTCAAGCCGGTGTGATGCACGCAGATAAGAAATAA
- the ypfJ gene encoding KPN_02809 family neutral zinc metallopeptidase, translating into MKWKGRQQSRNVEDRRGRSIGGKGIAGVGGGLGLILVIVFTLLNGGSPTDLVNNIGLGEPQSEGTYTGTAREEEMADFVAVVLKDTEEVWTDIFAKNGMTYEEPTLVLFSGQVESACGIAGSAVGPFYCPGDQKLYIDLSFYDELSQRFNAPGDFAMAYVVAHEVGHHVQTLLGATGEIMPLRNEMSETEFNRYLVRFELQADYYAGVWAHHAQGLGYLEAGDVEEAMNAAHQIGDDTLQRQAGGYVTPDSFTHGTSEQRMRWFERGFENGSIQGGDTFNTNNL; encoded by the coding sequence ATGAAGTGGAAAGGAAGACAACAGAGCCGTAACGTCGAGGACCGACGGGGACGGAGCATCGGAGGAAAAGGGATTGCCGGGGTCGGGGGTGGTCTCGGATTGATTCTCGTCATCGTCTTTACGTTATTGAACGGAGGCAGTCCGACGGATCTCGTCAACAACATCGGACTTGGGGAACCTCAATCGGAGGGAACGTATACGGGAACGGCTCGTGAAGAGGAGATGGCGGACTTCGTAGCGGTCGTTTTAAAAGATACGGAAGAAGTGTGGACAGACATATTCGCTAAAAATGGGATGACATATGAAGAGCCGACGCTCGTCCTATTTTCGGGACAAGTCGAATCCGCTTGTGGTATTGCCGGGTCGGCCGTTGGTCCGTTCTATTGTCCCGGCGACCAAAAACTATATATCGATTTGAGTTTTTATGATGAACTGAGCCAACGTTTCAATGCACCTGGTGACTTTGCGATGGCATACGTCGTCGCCCATGAGGTCGGGCATCATGTACAGACACTTCTCGGGGCGACAGGAGAAATCATGCCGCTTCGTAACGAGATGAGTGAAACGGAATTCAACCGTTATCTCGTTCGCTTTGAATTGCAGGCGGACTACTACGCAGGCGTATGGGCGCATCATGCGCAAGGTTTAGGGTATCTCGAAGCAGGAGACGTCGAAGAGGCGATGAATGCCGCGCATCAGATTGGGGATGACACGTTACAACGTCAGGCGGGTGGATACGTGACACCGGACTCGTTCACGCATGGTACTTCTGAACAACGGATGCGATGGTTCGAAAGAGGATTTGAGAACGGATCGATTCAAGGTGGGGACACGTTCAATACGAACAACTTATAG